The Streptomyces sp. 135 sequence GTCACCATCGGCATCCCCGGAGGCGCTGCCGGATCGTTGCCCGTTTTCGGCGCACGCTGTCGGAACGCGGTGCCCGTCTGCCCGTGGCAGTCCGTGAGCCCGATCGGCGCGCCGTGAGTGTGTGAACCGTCGACAACTTGGAGGCACTGCGACGGGGCGGTGGCCGATGACTGGATCCACGCGAAGGTCTCCCGGCCGGTGAAGAGAAGGTCCGCCTCTTTCTGTCCGCTGCATTCGGCCTGCCGTGCCCGTGGAGTCCCGGAGGGGCCAGCGATTTCCAGGCACTGGTTGCTGTGCACGTCGATGATGTTCACCGTGTCCCGGCCGGATGCGGACGGCCGCAACGTCCATACCGCACCGGCCTGTCCTGCGCATTCCGCCTGGATGAACGGAGCGCCTGGAAGCTGGGACGAGCCATCCACTGCCACACACTTGCCGCTGTGCGCCGCGATGATGTTGATCGTCGAAGCGGCGGCTGCTTCCGCCTGGCCCGTGGGAAACACCACCATTGCACCTGATGCCACCACCCATGCGGTGAGGAACGTCAGCTCCCGCAGGAACCTCCGTAATGGTCTGCCCACCGCCATCGCCGCCATCAGAACCTCCGAAGCTCGCCGCCGCCGACTACAACGCCTTTTGGATCAGGCTGGAGCATTAGAGCACCCGGTGATGTGGCTGCGCCCTCAGCTCGACCAACCCAAGTTCGCTATGGCGGCGCGCAGTTGGGGGGATCGCTTCCGACTCAAAGTGCTGCAGGAGGCGCATGGGTGGCGACGGCGGCCGGCTTTCGCGCCCGGCCGCCGAGACTGCCCGGCGTTGCTCGCCGGGCGCGGTGTCGGGTCGGGTCTCTGCACGGGATGCACTGTTTCCGCCTGGGGTTACGGACCGGCTATACGAGCGTGGTTCTTGTCTGGCGGTGTTCTGCCCACCACCGTTCTCCACGGTCGCGCTTTGAGCAGAGATCACCAGCCGGTGCGCCACAGCCTTCTGACCTGCCATCAGTAAGACACTGCGGTGTTTCCACGGCCGGGGCCGCAGTGCTGACACCGCACGAGCGGTGGTCGCCCGCCCCGCTCTCCACGAGGAACTGTCCACGACAAGCGGGGCACGGCTGCGCCACCGGAGCCTTCCGGTGCCCCTCACCGAGCGCCCCGAGACATCAGCCTGGCGCCCATCGCCACAACCTCGCCCTACTGTGACGCCCTTGCGGACCTCACGCGGCGTTTGCGTACAAGGTGGAGCTGACGATTCAGGTCAACATCGTGGTGGAGGCGCTGCCGGACGACGTACACGAGGGGATACTCGCCGTCACCAGTGCCGTGCCGCCGAGGCCCGGAGACCGTGCGGCCGGG is a genomic window containing:
- a CDS encoding RICIN domain-containing protein, which encodes MAAMAVGRPLRRFLRELTFLTAWVVASGAMVVFPTGQAEAAAASTINIIAAHSGKCVAVDGSSQLPGAPFIQAECAGQAGAVWTLRPSASGRDTVNIIDVHSNQCLEIAGPSGTPRARQAECSGQKEADLLFTGRETFAWIQSSATAPSQCLQVVDGSHTHGAPIGLTDCHGQTGTAFRQRAPKTGNDPAAPPGMPMVTAADLENDGKADIAVLRAEGVITGYRNVDGRFDGGIVWSKGWANYLAMPGQGSISFANVSGDGRADLVVHGTDGQIGGCVNLGDRFDAAVPMGRI